Sequence from the Solidesulfovibrio sp. genome:
TGGCCGCGAAGGCGAACAGGCCGACGACGACCACGGCCAGGGCCTGGATGCCGAGCTGGGCGGCATTGCCGCTGGCCCACCCGTCGGCGCCGGCCGGGTTGACGAGCTTGCTGGCGGCAACGCCCACCAGCAGCGTGCCGAGCACCCCGCCCACGCCGTGGATGCCGACCACGTCCAGGCTGTCGTCGAAGCGCATCCGGGCCTTGAGGAGCACCGCGCCGTAGCAGACCAGCCCGGCCAGCGTGCCGATGCCGATGGCCCAGCCCGGCGAGACGAAGCCCGCGCCCGGAGTGATGGTGGCCAGGCCGGCCACGGCCCCGGAAGCGGCGCCCAGGGTCGTCGGCTTGCCGCGATGCCACCATTCGATGCCGCACCAGGTGGCCATGCCGGCCATGCCGCCGAGGTGGGTGGCGGCGAAGGCCCCGGCGGCCACGCCGTCGGCGGCCAGGGCGCTGCCGGCGTTGAAGCCGAACCAGCCGAACCACAAAAGGCCCGTGCCGAGAAGCGTCATGGGCAGGTTGTGGGGCACGATCTGATGGCGGCCGTGGTCCTTGCGCGGCCCGGTGGCCAGGACGGCGGCCAGGGCGGCCGCGCCGCAGGTCAGGTGCACGACGATGCCGCCGGCGAAGTCCAGCACGCCCAGCTCCTTAAGCCACCCGCCGTTGCCCCAGACCCAATGGCAGACCGGGTTGTAGACGAGGATGGTCCAGGCCAGGGAAAAGACCAGGAACGGCCCGAAGCGCAGGCGCTCGGCCACGGCCCCGGTGATGAGCGCCGGGGTGATGGCCGCGAACATGCACTGGAACATGGCGAAGGCGATATGGGGGATGGTGCCGGCGTAGTCCGGGTTGGGGGCCGCGCCCACGCCGGAAAGCCCGACCCAGGCCAGGGAGCCGATGAGCCCCTTGACGTCCGGCCCGAAGGACAGGGAATAGCCGAGGTAGACCCACTCGAAGGTGACCAGGGAAATGAGGATGAAGCTTTGCATGATGGTGCCGAGCACGTTTTTCTTGCGCACCATGCCGCCGTAGAAAAGGGCCAGTCCCGGGATCATGAGCAGCACCAGGGCCGCGCTGATCAGGACAAAGGCCGTGTCGCCGTTTTGTAGCATCTCGCCCCCCAAAAAAGTTTGGCCGGCCACTAGCACGGTGACCGGCGTGGGGCAAATAACCGAATTGTCAAATGCGCCGCTCTTTTTTCGGCCCTGTCCCGGCAGACCGGGCCTGTCGCGGCTCGGGCCACCAAGCCGGCCAGTCGCGCGGAGGGATGCGTGGCGAAGGAAACCGGAAGCGCGTCACCAACATTTCAAATATGTAATCAAAAGACGACGCGGGCTTGACCAAAAAGGTCGACGTGGCCGGCGAATGCGGGCGAACGGCATAACCCGGCCCGACGGGGAGGGATTCCGGGCCTCGAAAAGCCGCAAATCGCGAAAAAACAGAGATCGATATCCAAAAATGCAAAAACCGGGGCAGGACGGCCGTACCCTGCCCCGGCGTGAAAATGCCGTGATCTTGCGAAACCGTCGATCCGGGGCGGCCCTCTACCGGGAAAGCGTTCCCCGGTAGGCGTCGAGGCTGTCGATACCCAACGCGGCCATGAGCGCCGGCAGGCGCTCGGCGATGTGAAAGGCCATGTCCGGCCGCATGAAATTGGCCGTGCCGATCTGCACGGCGTGCGCCCCGACCAGGATGAATTCCAGCACGTCCTCGGCGCTGCTGATGCCGCCCACGGCAATGACCGGGGCCGAGACGGCCTGGCAGACCTGCCAGACGCAGCGCAGGGCCACGGGCTTGATGGCCGGGCCGGACAGGCCGCCGATCACGTTGGCCAGCCGGGGCTTGCGCGAGCGGATGTCCACGGCCATGCCGGTGAGCGTATTGATGCAGGTCAGGGCGTCGGCGCCGCCGAGCACCGCCGCCCGGGCGATGGCCACGATGCCCGTGACGTTGGGCGAGAGTTTCACCCACACGGGCTTGTCGCCGGCCCGTTTCTTGACGGCCTCGGTCAGCCGGCCGGCCATGGCCGGGTCCTGGCCGAAGGCGATGCCGCCGGCTTTCACGTTGGGGCAGGAGATGTTGACCTCGAGGGCGGCCACGCCCTCGGCGGCGGACAGCACCCCGGCCAGTTCGGCGAATTCGTCGGCGTCGCAGGCGTAGAGGTTGGCCACGATGGGCGTCTGGGCGTGGGGCAGGCGCGGCAGCTTGTCGCGCAAAAAGGCGGCCACGCCGCAGTTTTGCAGGCCGATGGCGTTTAACATGCCGCAGGGCGTCTCGGCGATGCGCGGCATGGGGTTGCCCAGCCGGGGTTTGAGCGAGAGCCCCTTGACCACGATGCCGCCGAGGCTGCGCAAATCGCCGTAGGGGGCGAACTCCAGGCCGTAGCCGAAGGTGCCCGAGGCGGTCATGACCGGGTTTTTGAGCGCCAGCCCGGCCAGGCGCACGGCAGTGTCCACGCTCATGCCTCCTCCGCCAGGGCCAGTTCCTCGACCCAGAAGACCGGCCCCTCGGTGCAGGTCTGGACATAGGCGCCCAGGGCGTTTTTCTCGACGCACCCCAGGCACCCGCCCACGCCGCAGGCCATGCGGTTTTCCAGCGACACCTGGGCCCGGGCGCTGTACTTGCGGGCCAGCCGGGCCACGGTGAGCAGAAAGGGGCGCGGCCCGCAGGCCAGGACAAGCCCGTCGGCATGGCCGGCCACGGCCGCGTCCAGGCGCTCGATAAACGCCGGCAGATCGGCGGGCGAGCGCTCCTCAAAAGCCTCGGCCCGGCCGATGCGCACCGCCATCTCGGCGAAGGGATAGCAGGACAGGGGCTGGCGGTGGCCGAAAAGCAGGGACAGATTGGACGGGGCCGGGTGGGTGGCCACGTATTCCACGAAGGGGGCGAGGCCCACCCCGCCGGCCAGCAGCAGCGTGGGGATTTCCGGTTCCAGGGCGAACCCCTGGCCCAGCGGCCCCCAGACCGTGACCACGTCGCCGGCGGACAGGCCGCACAGGATGTCCGTACCCCGGCCGCAGGCCTGGACGAACAGCGTCAGCTTCTCTTCCGTCAGCCGGCAGAGGGAAAAAGGACGCGGCCAGACGGGATTTTGCCCGAAACGCAACGGCCGGACCATGACGAACTGGCCGGCCACGGCCGGCTCGAAGCCCGGATTTTCCACTTCCAACAGATAGCAGCCGTACGCCGCTCCCTCGGGCCCGACCGGGGCCACGGACAGGAGGCGGACGTCGCGGCACGCGCCGCTTTTGCCCAAGCGTCACCTCGCAAAATGGGTTGCGGCCTTGTAACGCCTTTGCCCGGCCTTGTAAAACGGCCGCCATCGGGCCCGGTCCGGTTTCGCGCGGCCAAAGGGGTCCTTGAACTCGGCCGGCCTTGTCCGTAGTGTGGGCGCGCACCCAACCTGCCGCCCGGCTACGGCCCCGGGCGCCGCGCGAGGAACCGCATGGGCCAAGACATCGACCGCGACGACGACGACCGCGACTCCACGCTCAAGACCTTTCACAAGGGCGCCCTGCTGTTTCGCGAAGGCCAGGCCAGCGACGTGGCTTATATCCTGAAAAAAGGCCGCGTGGCCATCTACCGGGTCGTCAACAACAAGCGGGTGGGCCTGGGCGAGCGCGGCCCGGGCGAGATGGTCGGCGAGATGGGCGTCATCGCCGCCGAGGCGCGGGACAGTTGCGCCGAGGCCCTGGACTACACCGAGGCGCTGGTGTGCGACCAGCGGCTGTTGCGCACCATGCTTCTCAAAAGCCCCCGGCCGGTGCAGCTGCTCACCGGCTACCTGGTCGAGCGGGCCAAGGCCCTGTCCGGCCAGATCACGGACCGGCCCTCGGGCAACGTCTTCTGGTCGGTGTGCCGGGTGACGGCCCTGTGCTGGCAGGCGGCCGTGCGGGGCGAGGTGCAGGATATAAGCTACGCCGAGCTTTCGCGCACCCTCAAGGAAATCCTGCTCGTCAGCCAAATCGAGATCGACGCGGTGTTCGAGCACTTGAAAAAGCTGCGCCTGGTGACGCTTCACGACATCAAGGCCAGCTTCAGCCGCACCGACCCCCTGCTTGGCCACAAAAAACCCGGTACGGCCTTCGTGCGCGACCGGTCCCTGCGCCTGCCCGACATCGACCATTTCCTGGCCGTGGCCAAAACCGTGGCCAAGGAGTACCGGGACAGCCCGGACTTCACCGTGGACCTGGAATTCTTCGACCTGGGCGATTTCTCCCGGGCCGCCGAGTCCTCGGCGGACATCCTGTACAAGAAGATCGGCTACCGGGAGATTCCCGAGGAGCTGTTCTTTTTCCACAAGGCCAAGACCAAAGCCTTCATCGAACGCATGGGCCGGGAGTTCTTCAAGCAGGCCCGCCGGCCGCGCCTGACCGCCGCCGACCTGGAGCGCCTGGACGACATCGTCGGCGTGGACAACACCACCCTCCAGGAGGCCTTCTCGGTCCTGGGCTTCCGCAAGGTGGCCGTGGCCCTGGCCGTTTGCGGCGAGGCGGCCCGGGAAAAAATTCTGCGCAACCTCTCCAAGAAAATCGCCGCCGTGGTCCGCGAGGAAGCCGCGTCCATGGGCGAACCCGACGAGGACGAGGTCGCGGACGTGGAAAAGGAACTGCTCGACCGCATCAAAGCCATCAAGGGACTGGCCTCGTGAACATCGCCACCGTCATCGGCATCGTCTTCGGCATCGCCATCCTCTCCTGCGCCACCTATTTCTCCACGGACAGCGCCGGGGTGTTCATCAACATCCCGGGCCTGGCCATCGTGCTCGGGGGAACGCTCGCTTCGACCTTCATCTGCTTTCCGCTCAAGGAAGTCATGCGGGTCTTCAACACCTTCCTCGTGGCCCTGAAACGAGAGGAACTGCCCACGGACAACTATATCGAGGAAATCGTCTCCATCGCCCGCCAGGCCTCGACCCGGGGCAAGATCCACCTGGAAACGGCCCTGCCCGGCATCGAAAACGAATTCCTGCAAAGCGCCATCCAGATGCTCGTGGACGGCTACTCGCGCGAGGAGATCCAGGAGATCCTCGACACCCGCATCGAGCAGACCTACCAGCAGGAGCTGTCCTCGGCCGGCATCTACCGCACCATGGCCAAGCTCTCCCCGGCCTATGGGCTCATCGGCACGCTCATCGGCCTTATCGGCATGATGCAGTCCATGAGCGTGGGCCTGGGCAACCTCGGCGCCCACATGGCCGTGGCGCTCACCACCACCCTCTACGGCATCCTGCTCGCCAACCTCATTTTCCTGCCCATCGCCATCAAGGTGGAAAAGCTCATCGAGGAGCGGGTGGTGCTCATGTGCGTCATCCGCGACGGCACGCTGTTCATCAAGGACAAGACCCCGGCCGCCATCGTGCTCGACAAGCTCAAGGCCTACCTGCCCACCCGGCGCTGGGCCTCCATCGAACGACGCGACGGCGAGGCGGAAGGCTGATGGTCCCCACCCGGCGCAAGCCCGGCGCCTCGACGCTCAAACTCTCCGACCTGCGCAAGCAGCGCCACGACGACGAGGACCTCTGGCCCATCTCCATGGCCGACATGATGACGCTTTTGCTGTGCTTTTTCCTGCTCATCGTGGCCGTGTCCCACGTGGACCTGGGCCGCTACGAGCGGGTGGCCGATTCCATGCAAAAAGCCATGGTCACGGACAGGCCGGCACCCAAGCAGCAACCGGCCAAAGCGCCGCCGG
This genomic interval carries:
- a CDS encoding ammonium transporter; protein product: MLQNGDTAFVLISAALVLLMIPGLALFYGGMVRKKNVLGTIMQSFILISLVTFEWVYLGYSLSFGPDVKGLIGSLAWVGLSGVGAAPNPDYAGTIPHIAFAMFQCMFAAITPALITGAVAERLRFGPFLVFSLAWTILVYNPVCHWVWGNGGWLKELGVLDFAGGIVVHLTCGAAALAAVLATGPRKDHGRHQIVPHNLPMTLLGTGLLWFGWFGFNAGSALAADGVAAGAFAATHLGGMAGMATWCGIEWWHRGKPTTLGAASGAVAGLATITPGAGFVSPGWAIGIGTLAGLVCYGAVLLKARMRFDDSLDVVGIHGVGGVLGTLLVGVAASKLVNPAGADGWASGNAAQLGIQALAVVVVGLFAFAASWLLLVAIRAAMGLRLESQAETIGLDLSEHTEAAYGE
- a CDS encoding dihydroorotate dehydrogenase electron transfer subunit; the encoded protein is MGKSGACRDVRLLSVAPVGPEGAAYGCYLLEVENPGFEPAVAGQFVMVRPLRFGQNPVWPRPFSLCRLTEEKLTLFVQACGRGTDILCGLSAGDVVTVWGPLGQGFALEPEIPTLLLAGGVGLAPFVEYVATHPAPSNLSLLFGHRQPLSCYPFAEMAVRIGRAEAFEERSPADLPAFIERLDAAVAGHADGLVLACGPRPFLLTVARLARKYSARAQVSLENRMACGVGGCLGCVEKNALGAYVQTCTEGPVFWVEELALAEEA
- a CDS encoding dihydroorotate dehydrogenase — protein: MSVDTAVRLAGLALKNPVMTASGTFGYGLEFAPYGDLRSLGGIVVKGLSLKPRLGNPMPRIAETPCGMLNAIGLQNCGVAAFLRDKLPRLPHAQTPIVANLYACDADEFAELAGVLSAAEGVAALEVNISCPNVKAGGIAFGQDPAMAGRLTEAVKKRAGDKPVWVKLSPNVTGIVAIARAAVLGGADALTCINTLTGMAVDIRSRKPRLANVIGGLSGPAIKPVALRCVWQVCQAVSAPVIAVGGISSAEDVLEFILVGAHAVQIGTANFMRPDMAFHIAERLPALMAALGIDSLDAYRGTLSR
- a CDS encoding cyclic nucleotide-binding domain-containing protein; its protein translation is MGQDIDRDDDDRDSTLKTFHKGALLFREGQASDVAYILKKGRVAIYRVVNNKRVGLGERGPGEMVGEMGVIAAEARDSCAEALDYTEALVCDQRLLRTMLLKSPRPVQLLTGYLVERAKALSGQITDRPSGNVFWSVCRVTALCWQAAVRGEVQDISYAELSRTLKEILLVSQIEIDAVFEHLKKLRLVTLHDIKASFSRTDPLLGHKKPGTAFVRDRSLRLPDIDHFLAVAKTVAKEYRDSPDFTVDLEFFDLGDFSRAAESSADILYKKIGYREIPEELFFFHKAKTKAFIERMGREFFKQARRPRLTAADLERLDDIVGVDNTTLQEAFSVLGFRKVAVALAVCGEAAREKILRNLSKKIAAVVREEAASMGEPDEDEVADVEKELLDRIKAIKGLAS
- a CDS encoding MotA/TolQ/ExbB proton channel family protein; the encoded protein is MNIATVIGIVFGIAILSCATYFSTDSAGVFINIPGLAIVLGGTLASTFICFPLKEVMRVFNTFLVALKREELPTDNYIEEIVSIARQASTRGKIHLETALPGIENEFLQSAIQMLVDGYSREEIQEILDTRIEQTYQQELSSAGIYRTMAKLSPAYGLIGTLIGLIGMMQSMSVGLGNLGAHMAVALTTTLYGILLANLIFLPIAIKVEKLIEERVVLMCVIRDGTLFIKDKTPAAIVLDKLKAYLPTRRWASIERRDGEAEG